The following are encoded together in the Bradysia coprophila strain Holo2 unplaced genomic scaffold, BU_Bcop_v1 contig_94, whole genome shotgun sequence genome:
- the LOC119085112 gene encoding probable cGMP 3',5'-cyclic phosphodiesterase subunit delta, giving the protein MSTEELSKTEKLQRGFQINWMILRDADTGKVLWQENKDFSSSGEEHVARVPIKILDLRAVSREINFSTIETMENFRLDQKVLFKGRILEEWFFEMGWVQQNTTNTWQSTIESAPESQMMPAKVLNGNVTIETNFFDSDTLISKSVVRLYYV; this is encoded by the exons atgtctACAGAAGAACTAAGCAAAACTGAAAAGCTTCAACGTGGTTTCCAAAT CAACTGGATGATATTAAGGGACGCCGATACTGGCAAAGTTCTGTGGCAGGAGAACAAAGACTTTTCATCGTCGGGCGAGGAGCACGTCGCCAGAGTACCCATAAAAATTCTAGATCTTCGAGCAGTTTCTCGGGAAATCAATTTCAGTACAATCGAAACCatggaaaattttcgattagaTCAAAAG GTCCTCTTCAAAGGTCGAATATTAGAGGAATGGTTCTTCGAAATGGGATGGGTGCAACAAAACACGACAAACACATGGCAGTCAACAATTGAATCAGCCCCCGAATCACAGATGATGCCCGCCAAGGTGCTAAA CGGTAACGTTACAATCGAAACCAATTTCTTCGACAGCGACACGTTAATATCGAAATCGGTAGTGAGGCTCTACTATGTGTAG